The following are from one region of the Cloacibacterium normanense genome:
- a CDS encoding nitrous oxide reductase accessory protein NosL, producing the protein MKNLFNILGIIFLGLFFSCSPKGPEKINFGKDQCELCKMGIEDPKFATELITEKGRIYKFDDLNCMQSYATENAEQVGQAKLYVPDFITNELFPLEKATLITGGAIKSPMNGNVAAFIDKTKAQEEAQKLGASFLEQ; encoded by the coding sequence ATGAAAAATTTATTTAACATTCTAGGAATCATCTTTTTAGGTCTATTTTTTTCTTGTTCACCGAAAGGTCCAGAAAAAATAAACTTCGGGAAAGACCAGTGTGAACTTTGCAAAATGGGAATAGAAGACCCTAAATTCGCCACAGAACTTATTACAGAAAAAGGCAGAATCTATAAATTCGATGACCTAAACTGTATGCAAAGTTATGCCACCGAAAATGCTGAGCAGGTAGGGCAAGCCAAATTGTATGTGCCAGATTTTATTACCAATGAATTGTTCCCACTAGAAAAAGCAACCCTAATCACAGGTGGTGCCATAAAAAGCCCTATGAATGGTAATGTAGCTGCATTTATCGACAAAACCAAAGCCCAAGAAGAAGCTCAAAAATTAGGAGCGAGCTTCCTAGAACAATAA